The DNA segment caagaccacacctcctaatccttcccaaacagtcccactaactgggaccaagcactcaaacatataatctttttttttaatatttatttattatgtatacatcatacagctttctgcctgcatgtatgcctgcaggccagaagagggcatcagctctcaatacgaatggttgtaagccaccatgtggttgctgggaattgaacttaggacctctgaaagagcagacagtactcttaacctctgagccatctctccaaccccaaacaTATAATCTTAtagaggccattctcattcaaaccaccacacttaatAAATCATTTCTGTGGGACTGAATAACTGTTCCACCACCGGGATAGATGACAGTTTACCTGTTTAGCTACTTAAGGATATATTTAGCTTgtcatttaaagttttatttctttaaaatccttgttttgttctttgactTTTTGAAAAAGGTTATCACttgtgtaaccctgactggcctggaactcacgatGACCATCCTAGTCACGGGGCTCTACCCTCAGGACTGTCCCATCTCCTGCCTGCATCACCATCCAAGAGGCTGGGGTTTCAATGTTTTGGGGTATACAAACATTCAGGCTGTAGCACTGTGTATTGGAAGACAATTCACTTTTTTCTGAACCCTTTTTAGAAAGGTCTATAAATATTGTGTTCCTTGACtttggaatggtgtgtgtgtgtgtgtgtgtgtgtgtgtgtgtgtgtgtgtgtgtgtgtgtgttttcacgaCCTGTTATTCCTGATGCCTTTGGAATCCCCTTAGCCCCCCTATCCAGAAGACTTCTGTCCACGGAAATCGGACCAGCTCTGCCTTTGATCCTCACGGCACTAGGGCTGGTCTCGGCAGCAATCGCCTGTGCCTTTGGGAAATGCCACACAGAAGAGCAAAAAACaagtgaggaggaagaagaaccgGGAGCTGGGGATGAAGATGAGCTCTTTCATGGTGAGTGAGCCCTGACTCTCGCACCACAGACCTGCATGCCAAGCTCTGCTCTGAGGTGTGTCTTTGTGGCACCCAAACCGGCAAGGACAGAATGAATGGCTAGTAGGGCTATCCCAGCTACAGCCCTCCCAGTGAAAACCCTTCACCACCAAGACAGTCCTTGGTCCGTTATTCTTCACACATAATTCTGGGCAGACTACAGGGCCTCCTTCTGGGAAATGGGTAGACAAGAGCTTAAAGCTTGGGTTTGCCCTTTTTCCACTACTGAAACAAAACACCCGAAGCTGGGTAGAGGAATGTTTATTTAGCTCACATTTTGGGACCTAAATTTCCAAGATCAGGTGGTTCGTGTGTCGAGGGCTCCCTGACTATGTCGTATCACGCTGGACAGCAAGACAGAAGAAACAAGGATTTGGGGGACATATGGGAACTAACCAGGGTCCTCAGAGAACTAAACGATCTTCCCATGAATTCATTACCTTGGATGAAGCTCTGAGTCTTAAAACTTCCCCACCCACTACTACTCACACTGAAGACCAGGCTTCTAACACACAAAGCCTGAAGACACATGCCAGTCACATGCAATCCACGGAAAAGCCCACATGTGGAGTGCTGGCTGTGGGGTGTGAGTGTGAATTCCAAGTGTTCTCTCTGCTGGAGATTGTCTCTGTGTCgattcctctctctgtgtctctgtctctcccataCAGAGCCTGGCCTCTGACCTGGCTTTAGTGCACACTGGGAGCTCTTCAAGTATCCCTCATCCCTGCCTCCCTCACTGCTTGGGACATGGGGAGCAATTTAAATGGGGACAGTAAATGATTTCTAGAGAGGGATGGGGAAGCTTTCATGTAGGAGACAGAGCTTGGATCCACTCATCCACACAGGGCCAAGAGGGCAAAAGCCCCATGtctaagattttcttttctctacagTGAGTCTGTCCCTGGACCCTGAAACCGCCAGTCCCAAACTCATGGTGTCCGAAGATCAGAAAAGCGTGAAGCGGCTGCTCTTTGACCTGGATGTGTCCCCCAATTCCAGGAGATTTGACCAGGACCCCTGCATCCTGGCTCAAGAGAGATTTGAGGCAGGGAGACATTACTGGGAAGTGGAGGTTGGGAATAGGAGGGCCTGGATTCTAGGTGTGTGTCTGGAGAGTTTGGTTCGGGAAGGAAGGATCCCCAAGTCACCCCAGCATGGCCTCTGGGCACTAGAGTTTTACAAGGAGAAACTCCAAGCCCTCTCTTACCCCAGGACTTGCCTGTCTCCTGCAGAGCCCCTCCGGCGGGTGGGCATCCTCTTAGACTTTGAAGCAGGGGAAATCTCCTTCCGTAATTCAACCAATGGCTCCCTGATCTATGTGTTCTCTGGGTTGTCCTTTTCTGGTCCTCTACAGCCATTCTTCTGTCTCTGGACCCATGACCCCAGACCCCTAACCATCTGCTCAGTGGTCAGGGAGACCAAAGAAGACACAGGAGTCTCTGGAGGTCCTGACCTCCCTGGGGACTCCTGAGATGTCCTTAAGAGAGAAAAGTGTCTGCCCTCTTGCGGCCCCTAGCTCCTGGTATTATTTATCCCATTCCTATATAAAGATATGACAAGACACCAGGGGCTGGATATGCTCCCTCTGCCAAACCCTGTGCCAGATGCTGACACCGCCTGCCAGGGTCAGAGATTTCTGAAGGTGTTGCAATTTGGAGATGAGGCACTGAAAAATATTGTGGTTACGGG comes from the Rattus norvegicus strain BN/NHsdMcwi chromosome 10, GRCr8, whole genome shotgun sequence genome and includes:
- the Btnl10 gene encoding putative butyrophilin-like protein 10 isoform X1 yields the protein MARAHHGDATLPSILVNFIFLQLLTSGYGKSDFRVLGPPDPLLATVGQDKELPCKLSPNISAEGMELRWYRDKPSSAVHVYKNGKDVYDEQMTEYKGRTTFNGNRVARGEAAVKIHNVTMFDNGTYHCVFKEHTSYDQATLWLKVAGRGSSPRIRVTNTQDKGIQAECTSAGWYPEPKVEWLDLKGRPVPAETHFSVSTSTGLLAVLSIATPQDRAVGGLTCSISNPLLPGKVTETYLLAPLSRRLLSTEIGPALPLILTALGLVSAAIACAFGKCHTEEQKTSEEEEEPGAGDEDELFHVSLSLDPETASPKLMVSEDQKSVKRLLFDLDVSPNSRRFDQDPCILAQERFEAGRHYWEVEVGNRRAWILGVCLESLVREGRIPKSPQHGLWALEFYKEKLQALSYPRTCLSPAEPLRRVGILLDFEAGEISFRNSTNGSLIYVFSGLSFSGPLQPFFCLWTHDPRPLTICSVVRETKEDTGVSGGPDLPGDS